A segment of the Balaenoptera musculus isolate JJ_BM4_2016_0621 chromosome 9, mBalMus1.pri.v3, whole genome shotgun sequence genome:
CCTGTAAGGTCTACAGAAaatcccgaacgaactttttggccaacccaaaatatatacaacttctatatccatttatctgttgaccaacactaaggttgcttccatatcttggctactgtaaataattctTCTGTGAACATcagggtgtatgtatcttttcatattagtgtttttgttttcttcagatacatatcctggagtggaattgctggatcatatggtagttttaatttttgaggaacctccatactgatttccatagtggctacaccagtttacattccgaCAGTGTactaaggttcccttttctctacatccttatcaacgtttattatttgttgtctttttgacgacaggcattctgacaggtgtgaggtgatatctcactgtggttttgatttgcatttctctgatgattagtgatgttgagcatttttttcatgtgcccaACAGactcttttttatttcctatcttatttgacttttaataGTACTTGACATTGTTGATCACTTGCCCCAACTTACATTCTCCCCAAGGTACTCTTCATTCAATAGGTATTTATTAGTTTTTCACTATATACTATGTTCTTACTAAGTCTGAGGagtcaaatggaaagaaatgatcCCTGCCCTCCAGCAGTTTCCACTCTAGCAAAGAAGGCTGAATACACTATAAGGAGAGTGCAGAGGAAGAAGTATCTGAGGCTCCTGGTTCTCCTACTGAACCTTTCCATGTTCCCCTTTGCCAACAACAAAGGTTTCTCTCACTATTGATCACACACCCTATTCATGTATACATCCCCAACATAGCATGTATACAGTATCCTCAGCTAATATCTCAAGATAATAAGGTGAGATTTGTCATTAGCTTTGCTGAATGTAAATTCACATTTCAAATAGTCTTCTGGATGGTTTCCTCAAAATTACTTCATAATCAAACTGATAAAAGATTAAACTTggagtaagaaaaaaatgccagctggcaaggatatggagaagagggaacccttatatattgttggtgggaatgtaaattagtacagccactatgaaaacagtataaaaaaaaattaaaaatagaactaccatatgatccagcaattccatttctgggtatatacctgaaggaaatgaaatcactatgcTGAtaagatatctgcacctccatATTCACtgcatcattatttataatagcaaacatAGATGAATGGCTATGTGTCCATAGATGAATGGCTATGtgtggttgaatggataaaggaaaaaaaaatttttttccatcataTTATTTCCAGGGGTAAAATCACATTCCACAAACATATACAAGTCTGTTCCACCAATCTCTAAATTACAagagatacaaagataaaaatgGCAAGGTCTCTGCTCTCTTAAAGCTCACAGTTTAATGAGGGTAaaagaaacacatataaaaatcTCCAATACAGGCTAATTCTGAAAAGTGCTGTAATATAATATCAAACAAGCTCGGGTATGGACTAAGCTACTATAACAAAGGAGATCAAGATAGAGTGGTTTAAAGAAGATACTTTTTTTCGCCAATATGTATCATTTGATATGGAGATGTGGGGAAAGGAGAAATTGCCTAGTTAAGTAATACTATGAAGGTGGTGAAATCTGTCCTCTTGGCTCCAATGCTTCTGTTTTTCCCTAAGGTATAACCCCTTCACAGCCTTCCAGTATCCATCTTCAACACCCTTATATTTCACTCTCTCTGTCAGAACATACTTTCAAAAAGTACTGAAATATTCAATGATAGTAGGATGTAAATAACTGGTAAGGCTTAATGTGATGCCATTTGCAGGTACCTTTTCATAGATTACAACAGATTTAAAGATAATAGGATATATTTTGTCACAGAATTTTGAGCATCATAATTAAGCAGTATTTGGGCAGAAATGGATCTGTGAGACTTGAAATAAACCACCAATTCTTAAAATCCGCCTAGAACAGATGTTGACTGTTAACTGTGTTGGTGAATAAGCAATAAAGGGCTTGAGCTGGGGGGAAATACatggaggaattttttaaaaacctccaaTCCCGGGGGTGGATTCTTTCTGCCCCCGACCACTTTCACCCACAGACATTGGAGGCTAACTGACCACATACTTTGAGCATTACTCTACCGGAAGATCTTGAACTAGTGAAGAGAATTTATCATATGAGACTAGTAGAATCAGAAAATTAGGCCAGTACAGCTTTACCATGTCTGTGCTAAAACAATCATTTGGACAAAATATTTCCCCATGAACTTTAGGTAATTTCTGCCTCCTCTTAAAATAAGTTTGACCATTGTTACACAGTAAGAGGTAGACTTGGAAGTACTGTTGAACATTGTTTGACTTACTGTGCCCTTAGGAGTTAGTTTGATTTCCGAAGGAGAAAAACTAAATACAGTTCCTGTCATCCACGTACAATTTACTATTGATCATTTTGATTAACTTTAACAGTATGATCATTTTTTATCTCTCACACCACTATACTCCATTTACCTCTTAAATGGCAGTCCCATCAAATTCTAAGATTAGGTTGCTTTTCGGTCAAGTAAAAGTACTCACGGATTctaaattgttatattttccccATGACATGTTACTGTGAAATCACTAGTTTAGTATTTGACCCTAAATAAGATTGAAGAACTGTTTTGTTAATATGCTTTCTTGCTAGAGTttaagtttattacaaaatattctgAATGATCCAAATTGGTTAGTAACTCACAGTTGAATTCCTATTTTAAATTCCTCTAGTTCTTGCAAGTCATACCAAACTAGCAATCTGCTTTTCAACATTTGCAATAGCATAGCGTTGTTTTCCACAAGCCATACTGGTTTTATAAAGTATGTGCTATAGAGGCTGACTCAGAGCATTTTCAGATGCTTTGGCTttgtatttctcaaaaaaaaaaaaaatcttttccttcatctcaTACCCAAATCACAGAtcacatatatgcaaaaattgtAGAAATTTGGTCTGTAATACTAACTCCTGATAACTCAATCAAAGTTCTTTAATACTATGGTTTTTTAATCCAATGTTCTGTTGCCTTTATAAACTCTACAAACTAATTAGTAAATAACCTCACATTTTCAATCATTTTCCTTTGAAACATACTGTATTTATTCACCTCactaaaaaactgaacaaaaaaacTTTCGGAAGAAGTGTGGAAATAAAATTGTTGGTCTAATTATAAAGCAAAAGTATTTGGGGCTTGATtccaaatgttttaattaaacaGGAAAAGCAGTTTTAAGTGGAGCTTGCTACAATTAGccaatttatattaatataatattaacttCCTTGCCCTCATCACatgcaaaataaattataaaaaagtgaatgaCCTTCGTTCTATCAAAtcttaaagaataaaatcatattGTTTTGTTTGCTGATTTAAGACctatcatcatttttaaaattcaacaatgcTTAGACACATTTAGCAATTTGTCTTAATTTTCGTAATCTGTGCTataaacagagatttttttttctaaaacttttataaatgattattttctagttttgctagaaataaaaagtgtAAGATTCTATTTCTACCACAAGGAATCAGTCCATGGTAAATTAATCTTCAAAGGGTTTTAACATTACCCTGTGGACAGTCAATGACTACAgaaaattacatattaaaatatgaacAGTCCTAGGGGCCCTAGCTATGAATAAAAGACAATCAAGAAAAATGCAGTTGagagtttattttcctttacttttcctAATCAGATTAGTTCTGGGGATGTTATACACCAAATCCTCAGACGTTGCAATTCAGGTCTCAGATCCTCTACCCTGAGGCTGGTTCCAACTCAGAGGAGTAAATCCCCCGCTCACATTCGCTCTTTCTCCATACCCCTCATATTTTACAAACAACCTTAAACTTTTAAATAGTGACAGTAACTCAACTTTAGGTCTGCAGTGCTTGATTGGGTTAGGGTATGGGAAGGTGGCTTTAATATCAGAGGCGGGGAAGGGAAAGAGCGAACGTCGGGTTTAAGGATTTATTCAGCTAGGGGACGGGGTTTGTGCGGTTTAAGATACAAGATTTCGACAATTTAGGGGGCAAAAGAGATTCAGAGATTCAGATTCGGATTTGGAAATTGTAAATTACAGCCACTTCAAAGAGCTGCTGTGAAGTTTTAAATGAGTTAGCTGAGCGCTGAAGCTCTAAAATGAGTTAGCTAAGCGCTAAAGCTCTCAAATGAGTTAGCTAAGCGCTGAAGCTCTAAAATGAGTTAGCTAAGTTCTCACAGGGTGATCTGAGAGTgcttcagcatcacctgggaactgttagaaaatgcagaatctcaggccccatcccgGATCTACTAAACAGGAAACGTGGGCGAGGTGGAGGAGAGGGGGtttggagggaggggggtggacACGACAGATCGGTGTTTTAATAAGCCCTACAGGAAATACGTGttagagtttgagaaccactgctctaaagaaTTGCACGAATGTTCATTAGTTAGGAGATTAAAGTAGGCGAGAAGAAGGacggaagggagggaggcagggagggaaaaggaggagaggagaggagaggagaatatCGAGAGGATCGAGAGGGTGCAGAGCCGACCTCAGGCAGAGGACAGGGCTCTTTGAAAGAAAACCGGGAGCGGCCGGATGGCTACTAGGGAAATCCTAGGTTCGGCTCCGGGACCTTCCCAGGACTGTCCAGCCAAGCAGGAGCCCTGCGGACGCCCGGCACCGGCAGGTGGCGCTGGACGGACAATTGACAAGGGGGCGGAGTCTGCCCAGGCAGAGCAGGCTCGCGCTCCCGAGGCTCGGGCGCCGAGCGGGGCTGGCACCTCCGGGCCGGTGCTGCGGCCGCGACTTACCGTCAGATCACGCCGAGAGACGGGTGAGTCCCTTGAATCGTTCTGGCTCGCCGCTTGCTCCCTGCCTCTCGGTGTCCCTGCGAGGCCGGGCACGGGCTCCCAGCATCGGGAGGAGTGTAGGGGGTTGCGAGCCCTCCCAGGACTGAAGCAGCGGCGCTTCGGGGCGAGCGCAGCTCAATTTGCCCCTTGCGCGCCGCTCTGGGACACGCTGCCTTCCAGCGAGCTCTCCGCGGAGCACACCGCTCCACTGTGGCTGGTCCAGGGGGCTGGGAGCCGGGGACTCACAGGAAAGCCTTTTCCCTGGGGACTCAGGGGATATGATGAGTTATTAAGTTTGTCCTTAGGTTGGGTTCTGATGGCAAGTTTTCCAACTTGGCAAAGTCGCCACGAGTTTGCATAGTATTGATGAATGATTGGTACGTACTACTTAAATTAAAATCGTGCAACTCGTCTTCAAGTTTCCTAGTAACAGAGAGTTTTCATTTTAAGCCCTTGGAACATTAGTCCGACTCTTTCAGGATCTCAGGATTTAGGTTCCCTCCAAATAGTCAATCAAGGCTTTATATGTGTCAGGTGTGAAATCCACTGGAAGTGGTTTGTAGACATGAAATGTACGAACACTTCCGAATTCTTGACTCTGTTCTttccgtaaaaaaaaaaaaaaaaaaaaaaaacccttattgAATAAAAGGTCATTCGTTTAGCACAGAATGTTAAGCACAGGGAGGAAGCAATGCCTAACAACACAGCCCAGTGAAGAAAAACACCTCCCCTTCACATAGTAAAATGTGGTAAAGTAAGTTTGCAGTTAAAAGTGTAGAAGATTTGGAAATGCAGTGCAACTGACCATGTATCCCAGTCATTGAGTGTCTTCATATTCTAAATTCTTCCACATAAACATAAGTCAGTTGGACTGTGTCAATATTTAGCAGGAACGTCAGGTCCTGGTCCAGCAAAATGCAACAGTCCCATCAGAAATAGGCTTTGCTTTTTAATGGAGACGAAAGAGAACTTTGGATCAAATTCTGGAGTTCCTAACATCTGAATACCGTGCtgtttcctgttgtttttgttgatgaaaagattttattgtagaatttaaattatatatttggttAATGTCTGAGGGAAACCAACATATTTTATTTGactgctattttattttcttggcttcAGGGTACAAGGTGGACTGTGGGTGACACAGTCAACAAGCTCCCTAACTGCCTGGGGCTTTTCCTTGGCTTTGCTCTTCAGTACGGTCTCCCTACCACGCGGACGAATGGTTGGATACCTCTCCAGGGCCACTCTGGCTTTTCACCCAGATTCTGTGCAGAGTGGCCCTCAATCAGCAAATACTACCAACTTGCTAGATGCTCCAGGACCAGGTCCTGAAGAGAGCCCTCACCCTTCCCACGCCACCATCTGTCCATAAAACTTTGTCTTCCTTTCCGATGCATCGTGCTACCATGCAGTCAGTTCTTGAAATGTCTGCCTTCTCTCCTAGACTTTAAGCTTTTTGAAAGCAGAGTCTCCATCTCATTTAACTTTATATTCCCACTGCCTACCTGGTTGTTCACAGTATAGTTAATGACTTAATATTGAAAAAGTGTAGATTAGTATGTTAACATCTTTGCCATCCTGAAACTCACAGTTAACACATCTCCCAAGCATGGTGAATTATTTCTTGTGTTTGATTACAGTAAGTAAAACTTGTATTCCTAGTCATATACACACCCCCAAATTACTATATTAATAATGTTGGTTAAATCACCAAATGATTTGGAATAATACTTCTTAAGCAAATAGACTGTAAAACCCCTCCAGAGCAGACACGgaatctcatttctctttttcctcctcaatGTCTGTCATAGATTTGAGTTCATAGATACTTGAAGATTGGCATATGCTTTACTCGGAACTCTTTCAAATGCCAGTGATATACACCTTACTCAAACTAACTTAAGCAAAATAGGGATTGTATTGGCTTGTGTAACTGAAAAATTCAGGATCTGGTCTCAGAAACTCTAAGTATTTAAATATGCCAGGACTCCTGTGTCTTTCCCCATTTCTTGCTTAGGCTTCTGTGTGTTGGCTTTCTTCTGTCCTTTTGAAGACATCTTCCTCCTTACAGCGTGTAGAAGAAAGCATGGTAGGCTTCTATCATCCCaatataacagaatattaaaggcatcttctctttatctttcatttccaaatataaaCATCAGAGAAGGACTCTAATTGGTTCAACTAGAGTTGTGTGCCATCCCTAAGCCAATCAGTGTgatgaacagaatagagaactgtCATTAGTCAAGACTGAGTCATATGCCCACTTCTGTGGCCAAAGGAGGGCATTTCTCTGGATGGAGGAAATGTTTTAGATCATAAAATAGTGGGAAAAGAACGTGGGCAGACCAAAACAAATATTCTCAGCATGAATATTGTGAAATTTTGAAGTAAGTAACGTATGGAAAATGTTCTTAGAGCACTTAAACAAAGGCACATGTTGGCATTATGTAAAGATAACTCCTCTTTATTCTCTGTGAAGATCAAACCTTTAAAAGTTGGAGaatgttttaagtgttttaaactGCTAGAAACAACTTTCCACTTAATAAAGTATTACAGGTGGTCTAAAATTCAGAAACACTTGGAATGTTTCTGTCAATCAAATGGTTACATATCTAATCTGTTTTCTTACTGAATTTCATAAAGAATAAATTGGCAATTGTATTCCTCTGGAAATAAATTTAGAACTAATAAAACAGTGAATAATGTTGTGACATCATATGTTTCCCTTTCCTAAAAAATGTTACACCAAGCCCAAATGAGGATCTGTGGACAGTGTTAAGGAAAAGATTCTTTTATCTGGCAGGAACTGTGACAAAATAATTTCCACAGGGTTAACCAGGAGAGTGGGCATGTCAATGATTGAACACATCAACAACCCCACTGGAAATGTGCTAGCAACGCATTGTCTTGCAAACAAAAACCAGCCTGTGACTCCGATGGGAAAATGGCTCTCTTTTAAGACAACCTTTCAGTCCTTTATGCTGCTGTCAGCGTTCACCTTACCAAGAGTGTCTATTCTGTTCATTTTCTGAAACTCAGAGTACATTTCCCCATAAAATCATTTCACCATTATTTCAGATTCCAGCATCAACCCCAAAAGTCTATTATACACAACTTCCTGAAGTATAATCTTACATCAGCAAACTCCAACCTCCACTGACAACATTGTTACTCTCAAAAAACCACATTCCTAATTCTATTTACCTTTGAGGGGAGTTGACTTTCCTCCAAATGAGCACCTGGAGTTAAAGTCTCCTAAAATAAAAGGCAACATCTGACCCTTTGAATTCCATATAGACACCTGGGTCATTCATTGCACTGATAGTTGGACAAAGAAAAACACTATTGACACAAGGGCACTTGTTTGAATTCTTACAGATTATAATGTGAGGTTAAATGAGTCAATCAGTCTATATTTTAAATTGCACTTTATCTGCCACTCTAGCCCTTATATGAGTAAATTTTTCATATTGCCCTATCAAACATTAATATCATAAATAGCATAGATGTGaagaagataattatttttattttcacaggtGGCTGAGGCCATACTATTTTATAGAATTAATGGAGAGCAGACAAGACATCACAAACCAAGACGAACTTTGGAAAATGAAGCCCAGGAGAAATCTAGAAGAAGATGGTTATTtggtaaaataattatattaattaattaaaatctataaataattcAAATGCTGTTCTATATCTCCTAGTGTTATAAAAGTGATTTTCACCCTAGTCTGCTGATATCTTTACTCTGATTCCTGGCACTGATACTGTGATGGTAAAGGGCAGTGTGGGCTATGAGAGGAGTTGTACCTTGACTGTCATGGACTTAGCTGAATAACCTTGAATAAGTCACTGAAAATCCTGGGTCTTGGTTTATctacaaagtgagagagttggACCAGATCATCTCCAAAGCCCTTCCAATTCTTTCTAACATTCTGTGGGTCTAAGTTTTTTGAAAAAGTCATCAATGCCCATATAACAGTAGTTTTGTAAACTGTTTTTTTCATAGGGTCCATGGCAGCTTACCAAGAGATCATCAAGTTAATTGATGATTCACTGTTAACCAAACAAATTCAACTTTGGAGTAAGAATCATTGTCACACTTTTGCCCCACATCAAGATTAAATGTTTCTTACTAAATTATTTGACTGAACAAGTGGTGGAAAATTTTGCTTCCAAACTCTTTTTACCTTTCTAAGTGATCTCAACTACAGTTTTAacagaaagtatttattttatcttaattatattaataggaaaaataagGTAGTACAAGTACATACTGTCTAAAATAAGtgtgcataaaataaaatcattttcatttttcaagtgaACTGTCTTACTTCCTGTTCCATGATTCTTCACGCATAACCAGAAAATTGATATCCATTGATTGTTTTAACATGCAGAGATGGCAGAAGCTGTATAATGCTCAACTCCCTTCTAAATGGAGTAATTGGAAAAAGCATTGAATGTAATAGTGATTTGTTACTGAAAGTAAAAGTCAAATGGCAAGAGGTCatttttaaacactaaaaatTATAGAGAACTATGCGAATTAAAGTTACTCTgcataaaatgaggaaatgaacaAGATAATCACTAACATCATTCTGAGCATTAAAATGTTATGGGTCTACATATAGAGCTATAAGAAATTAGGAATAACGTATTaggtgagaaagtaaatttgttCATAAAGTAACACAATATGAAATACTCTGCTATAAGTTcttattttgagggtttttttttttttaatttgctggtATATCAGTCAGTTGGGGAAGTGACATAATATTCAGTGCAaacttcttttgaatttttgactACCTAGAAATGCAACTGGGTAAAGAAATATAACTTTCTCAGGAAATAGATCATCCCTGTGGGATTTAACTACTTATATAGCCTTTGTACCGTTTTAATAGACTATTCGTCTATTAGTACTTAtacaaatgagatattttatgaatataagaCTACacgatggggggagggataagttgggagattgggattgtcatatacatactactatatataagatggataactaataagaaactactgtatagcacagggaactctattcaatactctgtaatgacctatatgggaaaagaatctaaaaaagagtggatatacatatatgtataactgattcactttgctgtacagcagaaactaacacaacattgtaaatcaactatactccaataaacattaatttaaaaaaaagactacatgatggaaattacatatttttatctaATAGTAATGACTATATTATTCCTGTTCCTTTGTACTTGAATGAATGGAGTTTGCAGAGAGTTGTCCAGtaaccaaaagaaattttaaaaaaaatacaactatgACTACTTAcaagtgttattatttttaccaaagacttctggattttttttttaagtttttcagtttttgtttcccagttgcattatttcattcttttacacttTCAAGATAGAAACACAATGGTCTGAGCTCTAGTGGAGGTATCTGAAGCATGTATTTCTtttgacttaaagaaaaatgagtaacAGAAATTATGGAGAACCCCAAGTAAGGTAGGATAACTAAGTGCACCTTTGATCATTGCCACATAGTCTATGCCACCTTCCACTAACCAGTGTCCAAAAGCAAGGTTCAAAGTGTCCTTTTTTACTGATAAGTACAATGAGCAGTAAGTAATTAGTGTGAGAGACATCCCACTGTTTTGTTcaattttaagatgtttattttctttcctttgtagaaTAAGGATTCAAGAGAGACCAGTGCACCGAAAAGACCTGTGCTTTTGCACTTGCACCAAACAACCCATTGTGATGAATTTGATTGCCCCCCAGAGCTTCAGCACAAACAGGAACTCTTTCCAAAGTGGCGTTTGCCAATTAAAATCGCTGCTATCATATCATCTCTGACTTTTCTTTACACTCTTCTGAGGGAAATAATTCACCCTTTTGTAACTTCCCATCaacagtatttttataaaattccaaTCCTGGTCATCAACAAAGTCTTGCCAATGGTTTCCATCACCCTCTTGGCACTGGTTTATTTGCCAGGTGTGATAGCAGCAGTTGTGCAGCTTCATAATGGAACCAAGTATAAGAAATTTCCACATTGGTTGGATAGGTGGATGGTAACAAGAAAGCAATTTGgtcttctcagtttcttttttgctGTACTGCATGCAGTTTACAGCTTATCCTATCCAATGAGACGATCCTACAGATACAAGTTGCTAAACTGGGCATATCAACAGGTAGGATGACATTACTGACAATATCACTAAACTAAAAAGTCTAAGTCTCCTAACAAATTaactgtttcttattttaatatcagTACCCCAAACCTCTGTTGAAGCCCTGTGTTGAGAAAgtaatgtgctttttaaaattttttattataactcTTCATTGGGGCTTGGTTGTATAATTCTACTTTGAGGAATGTTTTCTAAGCTGAAAATAGTAAACTACAACTTTAACAACATAAACAAGTATTTTGTTCATGGAGAGAGCCACATTTCAATCTTCCACCACCCtcagaagatttatttttaatgctaattGTTCCTATTTTCTGCTTATTTaccatatatgcacacatatgacAAGTCTAACCATCAAATAactattatataaattaataaaacagattATATAAATGTTGCATTCAAGGAAAAAGATCAATAACTCCTATGTCATTtctcttagagaaatgcaaaaataaagtcATAACTTTGTGGAGGCCCCTAGTTATCAGGTCCTCCATAGTAGAGGGAGCATAGAAGGAGGTTCTTATACGGGAAGCAAgtgttgtttgcattttttccttcctcttttcaccCTCTCTTAGGTCcaacaaaataaagaagatgCCTGGATTGAGCATGATGTTTGGAGAATGGAAATTTATGTGTCTCTAGGAATTG
Coding sequences within it:
- the STEAP1 gene encoding metalloreductase STEAP1, with amino-acid sequence MESRQDITNQDELWKMKPRRNLEEDGYLNKDSRETSAPKRPVLLHLHQTTHCDEFDCPPELQHKQELFPKWRLPIKIAAIISSLTFLYTLLREIIHPFVTSHQQYFYKIPILVINKVLPMVSITLLALVYLPGVIAAVVQLHNGTKYKKFPHWLDRWMVTRKQFGLLSFFFAVLHAVYSLSYPMRRSYRYKLLNWAYQQVQQNKEDAWIEHDVWRMEIYVSLGIVALAILALLAVTSIPSVSDSLTWREFHYIQSKLGIVSLLLGTIHALIFAWNKWVDIKQFVWYTPPNFMIAVFLPIVVLICKAILLLPCLRKKILKIRHGWEDVTNINKTKMSSQL